A genomic window from Cupriavidus metallidurans CH34 includes:
- the cyoD gene encoding cytochrome o ubiquinol oxidase subunit IV gives MAQQHASTAAHGASHGHSSVKSYVIGFVLAVILTVIPFKIVMDGTMERGTMLWIILGMAAVQIVVHLKYFLHLDGSNGQRWNVMALLFTVLILFIVLAGSLWIMHNMNANMMPWMK, from the coding sequence ATGGCACAGCAACACGCTTCGACCGCCGCTCACGGCGCGTCGCATGGCCACAGCAGCGTCAAGTCGTATGTGATTGGCTTCGTGCTGGCGGTGATCCTGACCGTGATTCCGTTCAAGATCGTCATGGACGGCACGATGGAACGCGGCACGATGCTGTGGATCATCCTGGGCATGGCGGCCGTGCAGATCGTCGTGCATCTGAAGTACTTCCTGCATCTGGATGGTTCGAACGGTCAGCGCTGGAACGTGATGGCGCTGCTGTTCACGGTACTGATCCTGTTCATTGTGCTGGCCGGTTCGCTCTGGATCATGCACAACATGAACGCCAACATGATGCCGTGGATGAAGTAA